The following proteins come from a genomic window of Candidatus Edwardsbacteria bacterium:
- a CDS encoding GIY-YIG nuclease family protein has product MTDRKKLIKEYKQTLTPMGILQIKNLASGKILLMKAKNLPGIINSQKFTLKNGSHPIFDLQKDFTSLGESNFSFEIIDHLEPKEGISYDYTRDLKALEEIWIEKLQPYGDKGYHTKH; this is encoded by the coding sequence ATGACCGACAGAAAGAAACTGATAAAAGAATACAAGCAGACATTGACCCCGATGGGCATTTTGCAGATAAAGAATCTGGCCAGCGGCAAGATATTATTAATGAAGGCCAAAAACCTCCCCGGCATCATCAATAGTCAGAAGTTCACGCTTAAGAACGGCTCTCATCCCATTTTCGATCTGCAAAAGGATTTTACCAGCTTGGGAGAAAGCAATTTTTCCTTTGAAATTATCGATCATCTGGAGCCCAAGGAGGGAATCAGCTATGATTACACCCGGGACCTTAAGGCCCTGGAAGAGATCTGGATCGAAAAGCTTCAGCCATACGGGGATAAGGGATATCATACCAAGCATTGA
- a CDS encoding PBP1A family penicillin-binding protein — translation MAKFYQGKFPIKFNRKARRNFFRILFFLGLFLIFVTGFGAGTFAFYSRGLPSTRTLQEMQPKQGTKVYDRNNLLICEFAEEHRVMAPLARIPKNLIDATIAIEDRSFRSHWGIDIFGYAAAVKDFVLRRSKRLRGASTITQQLARNMFLTQDRTLSRKIAEAILAMKIERLFSKDEILELYFNQINYGHGAYGVQTASQMYFGGDVDSLTLPQAAMLAGMPRGPSIYTPYTHPEAALKRRNTVLEAMVATGAITRALADSARKTEIVVKPRELRLNDAPYFVEEVRKYLEAKYGANAIYQGAMQVYTTLDLKLQQAANQVSESWMEQLEDRYKLVPRRRDFKTPKVETDIVNTPYIQDALLALDPGNGHILAMIGGRDFLISKFNRAIQSRRQAGSAFKPFIYTAAIDNGFSPGDVILDAPIVIEDDGSGNSWYPRNYDGKFGGPTSLRRGLALSKNLIAVKLIQSIGPSTVISYARKMGIRTPLPAVLSLALGSADISMIDMVSAYGVFANRGVRVEPLMILKVLDKNGIVLEENHPYAEEVLSPQTAYIMANMMKTVVDHGTGIYARSLGFTRPAGGKTGTTNDYTDTWFIGYTPNLACGVWVGFDQKKTVAEGATGAGLALPIWAAFMKQATDSLPVKDFPVPGDIVSATICTESGLLATPACPNPRSEIYLKANLPTKTCDIHRLQNLNMQSKDYNFEQLDRGSLNDPDFKP, via the coding sequence ATGGCAAAATTCTACCAAGGAAAATTCCCCATCAAATTCAACCGCAAGGCCCGGAGGAACTTTTTCCGGATCCTCTTTTTCCTGGGACTGTTTTTGATCTTTGTGACGGGCTTTGGGGCCGGCACCTTCGCCTTCTACAGCCGGGGACTGCCATCCACCCGCACCCTTCAGGAGATGCAGCCCAAGCAGGGCACCAAGGTTTACGACCGGAACAACCTGCTGATCTGCGAATTCGCCGAGGAGCATCGGGTGATGGCCCCGCTGGCCCGGATACCCAAAAACCTGATCGACGCCACCATCGCCATCGAGGATCGTAGTTTCCGCTCCCACTGGGGGATCGATATATTCGGCTACGCCGCGGCGGTCAAGGATTTCGTGTTGCGCCGCAGCAAGCGCCTGCGCGGCGCCTCCACCATCACCCAGCAGCTGGCCCGCAACATGTTCCTGACCCAGGACCGCACCCTGTCCCGCAAGATCGCCGAAGCCATACTGGCCATGAAGATCGAGCGGCTGTTCTCCAAGGACGAGATATTGGAGTTGTACTTCAACCAGATAAATTACGGCCACGGGGCCTACGGGGTCCAGACCGCCTCCCAGATGTATTTTGGCGGGGATGTGGACAGTTTGACCCTGCCCCAGGCGGCCATGCTGGCTGGAATGCCGCGCGGCCCCTCGATATACACCCCCTACACCCATCCCGAAGCGGCCCTGAAAAGAAGGAACACCGTATTGGAGGCCATGGTGGCCACCGGAGCGATCACCCGGGCCCTGGCCGATTCCGCCCGAAAGACGGAGATAGTGGTCAAGCCCCGCGAACTGCGGCTCAATGACGCCCCCTATTTCGTGGAGGAGGTCCGCAAATACCTGGAGGCTAAATACGGGGCCAACGCCATCTACCAGGGGGCCATGCAGGTCTACACTACCCTGGATCTTAAACTGCAGCAGGCCGCCAATCAGGTCTCCGAGAGCTGGATGGAACAGCTGGAGGACAGATACAAGCTGGTTCCCCGGCGCAGGGATTTCAAAACACCCAAGGTCGAGACCGATATAGTCAACACCCCATATATCCAGGATGCCCTGCTGGCCCTTGATCCCGGAAACGGCCACATCCTGGCCATGATCGGGGGCCGGGATTTTCTGATCAGCAAATTCAACCGGGCCATCCAGTCGCGCCGCCAGGCCGGCTCGGCCTTCAAGCCCTTTATCTACACCGCCGCCATCGACAACGGCTTTTCCCCCGGCGATGTTATCCTGGACGCTCCCATCGTAATCGAGGATGACGGTTCCGGCAACTCCTGGTATCCCCGCAACTACGACGGCAAGTTCGGCGGACCCACCTCCCTGCGGCGGGGGCTGGCCCTGTCCAAAAACCTGATAGCTGTCAAGCTGATCCAGAGCATCGGGCCATCCACCGTCATCAGCTACGCCCGCAAGATGGGCATCCGGACACCCCTTCCGGCGGTGCTGTCGCTGGCCCTGGGCTCGGCCGACATCAGCATGATAGATATGGTCAGCGCCTACGGGGTCTTTGCCAACCGCGGGGTCAGGGTGGAACCGCTGATGATCCTGAAGGTGCTGGATAAGAACGGCATCGTCCTGGAGGAGAATCATCCCTATGCCGAGGAGGTGCTGTCGCCCCAAACCGCCTATATCATGGCCAACATGATGAAGACGGTGGTGGACCACGGCACCGGGATATATGCCCGCAGCCTGGGCTTCACCCGGCCGGCCGGGGGCAAGACCGGCACCACCAACGATTATACCGACACCTGGTTCATAGGCTACACCCCCAACCTGGCCTGCGGGGTATGGGTGGGCTTCGATCAGAAGAAGACTGTGGCCGAGGGCGCCACCGGGGCCGGCTTGGCCCTGCCCATCTGGGCGGCCTTCATGAAGCAGGCCACCGACAGTCTGCCGGTGAAGGATTTTCCGGTGCCGGGCGATATCGTCTCGGCCACCATCTGCACCGAATCCGGCCTGCTGGCCACCCCGGCCTGCCCCAACCCCAGAAGCGAGATCTATCTTAAGGCCAACCTGCCGACCAAGACCTGCGACATCCATCGCCTACAGAACTTGAACATGCAGAGCAAGGATTATAATTTTGAACAGCTGGATCGCGGCAGCCTGAACGATCCGGACTTCAAGCCCTGA
- a CDS encoding isoprenylcysteine carboxylmethyltransferase family protein → MNLIGKTPINPVLFYTGKISGYFTWIILLLALLNIPVIAECSIPALKYIAYVSLLTGLLLTILSLVNLGQSTRLGLPQEETALKINGVYRLSRNPMYLGFDLLTLSAMLYTLNPGVISLGIYSMVIYHFIILGEEKFLEQRFGNIYIDYRQKIRRYL, encoded by the coding sequence GTGAACCTCATCGGAAAAACTCCCATAAATCCGGTGCTGTTCTATACCGGCAAAATATCAGGTTATTTTACCTGGATCATATTGCTTTTGGCGCTATTGAATATACCTGTCATTGCTGAATGCTCCATCCCAGCACTCAAGTATATTGCTTATGTTTCATTATTGACTGGCCTTTTGCTGACCATCCTCAGCCTGGTCAACCTAGGCCAATCAACCAGGCTGGGCCTGCCGCAGGAGGAGACGGCTCTTAAGATTAATGGCGTCTACCGGCTGAGCCGGAACCCGATGTATCTTGGTTTCGACCTTCTTACCCTGTCTGCTATGTTATATACCCTCAATCCGGGTGTGATATCGCTGGGGATTTACAGCATGGTAATCTATCATTTCATCATTCTGGGCGAGGAGAAGTTCTTGGAACAAAGGTTCGGGAATATTTACATTGATTACAGGCAAAAAATTCGAAGATATTTATAG
- a CDS encoding alpha/beta hydrolase has translation MSSFRSRLFVFLLKYRHLLRFQRKRTTTVDGDTSLQALRAEVERGADFFGKLPEGFTLEPVMIGSLAAEWMWPRNAPKDKAILYFHGGGLVVGSIRAHRGIVAKFVKGCGISALVFDYGLAPEHPYPAGLNDSVAAYRYLLDQGIKPYNIVFMGDSGGGNLVFAAQLALKEQGLPLPAAAVALSPWTDLSNSGESWIFNAQKDTLCWKESQATFSRYYVGKNDPKDPLISPLFGDLRGLPPMLIFAGGDETLLSDSTRLAEKAKAAGVDVTLRIGEGLFHCYPACAPMFPEAKEAMEEISRFIKKHLKA, from the coding sequence ATGTCCAGTTTCCGAAGCCGCCTGTTCGTATTCCTGCTGAAATACCGGCACCTGTTGCGTTTCCAGCGCAAAAGAACAACCACCGTTGATGGAGATACCTCCCTGCAGGCCCTGCGGGCAGAGGTTGAGCGAGGGGCGGATTTTTTCGGCAAACTGCCGGAGGGCTTCACTCTGGAGCCTGTCATGATCGGCAGCCTGGCCGCCGAATGGATGTGGCCCCGCAACGCCCCGAAAGACAAGGCCATCCTGTATTTCCATGGCGGCGGGCTGGTGGTGGGCTCCATCCGGGCCCACCGGGGTATCGTGGCCAAGTTCGTAAAAGGTTGCGGCATCAGCGCCCTGGTGTTCGATTACGGCCTGGCCCCGGAGCATCCCTACCCTGCCGGGCTGAATGATTCTGTGGCCGCTTACAGATATCTTTTGGACCAGGGCATCAAGCCCTATAATATCGTATTCATGGGCGATTCCGGGGGAGGCAACTTGGTCTTTGCCGCACAATTGGCCCTTAAGGAACAGGGGCTTCCTTTGCCGGCGGCGGCCGTGGCACTGTCGCCCTGGACCGACCTAAGCAACTCCGGAGAATCCTGGATATTCAACGCCCAGAAGGACACACTTTGTTGGAAGGAATCCCAGGCCACCTTCAGCCGGTATTATGTTGGAAAGAACGACCCCAAGGATCCTTTGATCTCTCCGCTGTTCGGAGACTTGCGCGGCCTGCCGCCGATGCTGATCTTTGCCGGCGGGGACGAGACCCTGCTCAGCGATTCCACCCGTTTGGCCGAAAAGGCCAAAGCCGCCGGGGTTGACGTGACACTGAGGATCGGCGAGGGCTTGTTCCACTGCTACCCGGCCTGCGCCCCGATGTTCCCTGAGGCAAAAGAAGCAATGGAAGAGATCAGCCGTTTTATAAAAAAGCATTTGAAGGCGTAA